Proteins from a single region of Nocardioides anomalus:
- a CDS encoding PaaI family thioesterase, which translates to MSAEWGAPRTKTVTWYDPSIGAAQGLRMAGLDYLSAIRDGVLPPAPISGLMDFGVTEVEAGRAVFTCRPDESAYNPIGVVHGGLVCTLLDSVCACAVHSTLPLGRGYTSIEIKVSYLKAVTSRSGLLTATGTVVKVGSRVAFSEGVVTDEAGTAVATATSTCLVFDVPQS; encoded by the coding sequence GTGAGCGCCGAGTGGGGTGCGCCCCGGACCAAGACGGTCACCTGGTACGACCCGTCCATCGGCGCCGCGCAGGGGCTGCGGATGGCCGGACTCGACTACCTCTCCGCCATCCGCGACGGCGTGCTGCCGCCCGCGCCGATCTCGGGGCTCATGGACTTCGGCGTCACCGAGGTCGAGGCGGGCCGCGCGGTGTTCACCTGCCGCCCCGACGAGTCGGCTTACAACCCGATCGGCGTCGTCCACGGCGGCCTGGTGTGCACGCTGCTCGACTCGGTGTGCGCCTGCGCCGTGCACAGCACGCTGCCGCTCGGCCGGGGCTACACCTCGATCGAGATCAAGGTCAGCTACCTCAAGGCGGTGACCTCGCGCAGCGGTCTGCTGACCGCCACCGGCACGGTGGTCAAGGTCGGCAGCCGGGTGGCATTCAGCGAGGGCGTGGTCACCGACGAGGCCGGCACCGCGGTCGCCACCGCGACCAGCACCTGCCTCGTCTTCGACGTGCCCCAGTCCTAG
- a CDS encoding winged helix-turn-helix transcriptional regulator — MSAPVTLARLPGRPCPIAASLEVVGERWALLVVREIVLGSTRFDQIVRGTGAPRDRVAARLKVLEEAGVVERRAYQERPQRFEYALTDAGRALVPVLDALLTWGLEHVVAPDDPDRVAHYPAPSERLRRQA; from the coding sequence GTGTCCGCCCCCGTCACCCTGGCCCGCCTGCCCGGACGACCGTGCCCGATCGCCGCGTCCCTCGAGGTCGTCGGGGAGCGCTGGGCCCTCCTGGTCGTCCGCGAGATCGTCCTCGGCAGCACCCGCTTCGACCAGATCGTGCGAGGCACCGGCGCCCCGCGCGACCGCGTCGCGGCCCGGCTCAAGGTCCTGGAGGAGGCCGGCGTGGTCGAGCGCCGGGCCTACCAGGAGCGGCCGCAGCGCTTCGAGTACGCGCTGACCGACGCCGGCCGCGCGCTGGTCCCGGTGCTCGACGCGCTGCTCACCTGGGGGCTCGAGCACGTCGTCGCGCCCGACGACCCGGACCGGGTGGCGCACTACCCGGCGCCGAGCGAGCGACTGCGCAGGCAGGCGTGA
- a CDS encoding MFS transporter yields the protein MRFRAATAGSLVLGAGMIGMASFSPAMVQLGYGRGLWAASLPAVAWAGTGVVTSLLVRRIPHPLEGPRPVALFLVVVAAGQLLTWGLDAGSPLWRVVLPFVLAGLGTGVLNSLLGREAVAAVPPDRAAMGSGANNTARYLGAACGITLFVTVATHTGADLYAGWNHAALVAAALTLLGAAAIALSPRGA from the coding sequence CTGCGCTTCCGCGCCGCCACCGCCGGCTCGCTGGTCCTCGGCGCCGGGATGATCGGCATGGCGTCGTTCAGCCCGGCCATGGTCCAGCTCGGCTACGGCCGCGGCCTCTGGGCGGCCAGCCTGCCCGCCGTGGCCTGGGCCGGCACCGGCGTCGTCACCTCCCTGCTCGTCCGCCGGATCCCGCACCCGCTCGAGGGCCCGCGTCCGGTCGCCCTGTTCCTCGTCGTCGTCGCCGCCGGCCAGCTCCTCACCTGGGGCCTCGACGCCGGCTCGCCGCTGTGGCGGGTGGTGCTGCCCTTCGTGCTCGCGGGGCTCGGCACCGGCGTCCTCAACAGCCTGCTCGGGCGCGAGGCCGTCGCCGCCGTGCCACCCGACCGCGCCGCCATGGGCTCGGGGGCCAACAACACCGCCCGCTACCTCGGCGCCGCCTGCGGGATCACGCTGTTCGTCACCGTGGCCACCCACACCGGCGCCGACCTGTACGCCGGCTGGAACCACGCCGCCCTGGTCGCCGCCGCGCTCACCCTGCTCGGCGCCGCGGCCATCGCCCTGTCCCCGCGCGGCGCCTAG